TTTGGTTGCATGACATGGATTCTTAAGGAAAGGAAGGAAGTAAACTTGTACTGAGATAGTTAGTGTATATGAAGTACATTGCTATATTTTGATTGTGGTATTTTGAATATGTTTTTCATTGGAtttgctttcttttcttttatgttatttatataGTGAAAATTGAAAGCTAGGATTACACATTCTATTAAATGAATGTAAGATTTTATTCTGGTAGGCTTTTGAAAATGATGTTATACATGTTTGAAATCACGGTGAGTTTGATGAAATCACGTTTGCATCATGACTTTGTTGGTGCTCCACCGTGATTTTGCCAAACTAACCGCCAATGCATGTTGGGCCGTGAGGGTGAGGGGAGCCTCAGTGGGTTGGATCAACACATTGGGCAATTGAGCATACACACAAGTGACTTTGACACAACTCTCACCCAAAACCTTAGGCATTAGATTTATGGGTTAACTCACTTGATAGATCTCAACAATGCACTTAACCAGTTCATTGGAAGTTGTTTTTTAAGATTTTGTAGATGTTGCATTGTTTAGGTTAAGGATGCAgagtttctattttcttttggtttaaGTGAAGAATATTTATTTACTGGGTATGGATGATGGTAGTATAGATAACAAGTACACTATTGTAGCAGAACGATAAAAGAttagaaaaatgttttgttgttttattaccTATTCTATCTCTAGATTGTATGATGCTATACTAGACATTAATGCATAGGTTGTTAGGAACAGAACCACACAAAAGTGGCTCAAGTTTTCTAAATGGAAAATGCTAGTTATTACGAAATCTCAAAGTACAAAACATACAAAGACCAATTGAGGCTCCTTTCAGAGCATATATCAAGTATCAACCTTGATTTTCACCTAAAGACAGAAATAACCGCTCCTTGTCTTTCAAACTTAAGACACGTTTACATATTTACAATTCGTTTGTAAAATGTTTCGTAAGATATGTCACTTCTCTTTTTAAACTTATTCCCTGGTCATTTTGGTAGATTGCTATTTCACTTTGAAGGCGTGGAATGCACAAAATGGTGGAGCAGCAGCTATTCTCGTAGCTGATGACAAAGAAGAAACGCTAATCACCATGGACACTCCTGAAGAAGGTCATGTTGTAAACGatgattatattgaaaagaTTAATATTCCTTCTGCTCTTATCAACAAAACTTTGGGGGATAGGATCAAAGAGGCTCTCTCAAATGGGGAGATTGTTCACATAAATCTTGATTGGAGAGAAGCTCTTCCGCATCCTGACGACAGAGTCGAGTATGAATTATGGACGAATAGCAACGATGAATGTGGACCAAAGTGTGACaatcaaattaattttgtgaAGAGCTTTAAAGGAGCAGCTCAACAACTTGAGAAGAAGGGGTTCACTCAATTTACCCCTCACTATATAACTTGGTTTTGCCCTAAAGAATTTCTCTTAAGCAAACAATGCAAGTCTCAGTGTATAAACCACGGAAGATACTGTGCTCCGGACCCTGAGCAAGATTTCAATAAAGGGTATGATGGCAAAGATGTTGCTGTTCAGAACTTACGCCAAGCATGCTTCTTTAAAGTGGCAAATGAAAGTGGAAGGCCTTGGCAATGGTGGGACTATGTGACTGACTTTTCAATCCGTTGCCCcatgaaagagaaaaaatacaCAGAAGAATGTTCAGATCAAGTTATTAAATCTCTTGGTAGGTTGAGCATTTTGCGCTTCTACTTAATTAACTTACCTTTATTTTCTCAAATGTTCATGGAAAAATGGTGCATCACATcattataacaaaatatatgtCTGTCCCTCCCTCTCCCTCATCTCTTCCATTTGCAGGTGTTGATCTGAAGAAGATTAAAGACTGTGTTGGGGATCCTCTTGCTGATGTTGATAACCCTGTTCTCAAAGCAGAGCAGGATGCACAGGTTGGTTTACTAAAATGCAAACTTTTTTGCGACATTCTTGTCCAATTATTTGGCGATTATGTTGTTTGATAATTGTGTTGCATTTTGTTCCAACTTCGTTTTCAGATTGGCAAAGATTCTCGCGGTGATGTTACTATACTGCCTACTCTTGTGATAAACAACAGACAATACAGAGGTATAAAGAAGCTATTGTAGAAGATATTGAGATAGCTATTTAATCGTATTCTATTTCATAATTGAAGTTCTTAACTGCTTTTAGGTAAGTTGTCAAGACCAGCAGTTCTGAAGGCAATATGTTCAGGTTTCCAAGAGACCACTGAACCATCAATTTGCTTAACTCCAGGTCTTCCTTTCACTAAGtctctaatttcaatttttatttattttaatttggtgttttatattttcaatttttataaaaggATTATCGTGACTCCTTCATATTCAATCTTGTTCAAAAGCTAAAGATTTTACTGGTTATTATTTGCAGACATGGAAACAAACGAGTGTTTGGAAAACAACGGTGGTTGTTGGCAGGAAAAATCTTCTAACATTACTGCATGCAGGGTATTAATTTAACTGAACCACGTCAGGCACATTATTGCGAGAGCTGTATTACGTTTTTGGTTCTTTTGATTTTAACGATCTTCATGTGTTTTTCTAATTATAGGACACTTTCCGAGGAAGAGTATGTGAATGCCCTATTGTAAAAAATGTTAAGTTTGTTGGTGATGGATATACCCACTGTGAAGGTAAATTGGTGTGCTTGGGGGTCAAAACTTCGttctctttcttatttttccTAATTATTTTCCGGTCCTTGAAGTTTTTGTGTCAAGGAGCTTATGATGTATCCatttatgttaattttgattaaaaaaaaattcttgtttcTTTAATAGCTTCAGGAACCTTAAGCTGTGAATTCAACAATGGAGGTTGTTGGAAAGTATCCCAAGGTGGAAAACTTTACTCTGCTTGCCATGTAAGTTATCTTGTGtgtcttttttttatacatCATTTTGGTTACGAAGGACGGAAGTAAGATCAATATGCTAGATATTAATTGTTCTTTGTTTCCTTGT
This genomic interval from Trifolium pratense cultivar HEN17-A07 linkage group LG6, ARS_RC_1.1, whole genome shotgun sequence contains the following:
- the LOC123888598 gene encoding vacuolar-sorting receptor 1-like, whose amino-acid sequence is MMNIKLNLLLLFVLFLFLDCCFGRFLVEKNSLRITSPKSLKGTYECAIGNFGVPQYGGTLVGSVVYPNVNKKGCNNFTDVNASFQSKPGSFPTFLLVDRGDCYFTLKAWNAQNGGAAAILVADDKEETLITMDTPEEGHVVNDDYIEKINIPSALINKTLGDRIKEALSNGEIVHINLDWREALPHPDDRVEYELWTNSNDECGPKCDNQINFVKSFKGAAQQLEKKGFTQFTPHYITWFCPKEFLLSKQCKSQCINHGRYCAPDPEQDFNKGYDGKDVAVQNLRQACFFKVANESGRPWQWWDYVTDFSIRCPMKEKKYTEECSDQVIKSLGVDLKKIKDCVGDPLADVDNPVLKAEQDAQIGKDSRGDVTILPTLVINNRQYRGKLSRPAVLKAICSGFQETTEPSICLTPDMETNECLENNGGCWQEKSSNITACRDTFRGRVCECPIVKNVKFVGDGYTHCEASGTLSCEFNNGGCWKVSQGGKLYSACHDDYRKGCECPSGFRGDGVLSCEDIDECKEKSACQCPDCKCKNTFGSYECKCNSGLLYSRENDTCIGKYTSSSVASIWMIIVILVVTLSGGYAFYKYRIQRYMDTEIRAIMAQYMPLDNQPLIIPNNQVHHDI